The sequence tttttggctttcgggcgcacgtacacttttagtaaggatcctacgcacagttttataaatgagaccccagatTATTCAAAGTTCACTGAAGTCTCAGTTTGACGCAACATTAGCATGTTCCTAATCTGCATCTCCTGAATATGTAATGTTCTCAAAATAACCTGATTAAATCACCCTCGTCATGactgacacacacaaaatacCTGCATCTGTTTCTTAAAGGCATCACATCacacatcattttaatattttccctTATGATAGGGTTTTTGAATCAAAgtcactgtaaataaataaatgcatgtactGTCGTTTAAAGCGGGCGTTTGAAGCAGCATGTACAAACAGTTTGCAATGGTTCATCTAACATTGAATGTGTGAagttgattttttatttctgatgAGTGTTGATtgtgtaaattaaatacaatcACATCCTGCGTGACTGAATCATTTGTGCTCAGAGGACTCGACTGGatgaacattatgtgatgttttttttctatcaaAGACCCTTTGGATTGTGTACAGAGAGAATTCATATCCCGAGTCTGTCTGATGCTTACGGTCTCCATCAGAGAAGAGCCAAATGAGGTCATGTTCACACGTAAAACacataacactttacaataaaagtgttttttttttaagattagttaacgcattagctaacaatgaacaatatttttcagcatttatgaATCTTGTACGCATGAACACaacaaaggtgtgtgtgtgtgtgtgtgtgtgcgtgcgtgcgtgtgtgtgtgtgcgtgagtgcgtgcgtgcgtgtgtgtgtgtgtgtgcgtgcgtgcgtgaaaCCAACAGGTTACATCTTGACTGCTGTTAGAGGGgaaatcacacaaacacacacttctgAATGTTATTTTAGGCTGTTATGTCATAACCTCCGTAAATGAACTGTGTGTGTCTTCAGCTGTTCATCAGCTCATCTGGATCAGACACGACTGGTCTTGACACAAACATCATCAGTCAAACACTTGAACACACTGGAATGATATTTCTCATGATCCTTAAAATCTGTTGATCTAAAGATATGATTTTACAGGATTTGAAGAAGCTCACCTGCGGTATAAGTAAACAAATGATTTATTCTTGATTTCCTTAATAGTTTTATCTAGACAGCAACATAAGGAACAACCGGAGAAACTCCAGATgatagaaaatgtttatataactTCAATCATTTCAGATCAAATGTTTCCAAAACCAGATTATGTATGCCATttaatctacattcatttcataGCGCCACACACTCTTTATGCATTTTAACAGTCTCGTTTAGTTCTTCTcagttttaggagaaacatcatAGACCAGGCTGATACATATACTGATATAAATACactcataataaaacaaatacatgtGTGTTCAAACCTTTGACTGCTCATGTATCTGACAGACACAATACATCaaagcacaacacacacacacacacgcacacacacgcacatgcacaatcacacacaaccaATCACATCTCAGAGAAACTCACTGCGGCAATCATAAGTGAATTCCTCCTTATATCCTGCTGTGGATAAATGACACACCTGCATTATGACTTTATTTCACATCATCTACTGTAACatgtttactaaagtaaatactaACAGTCATATCATGTGACTGAAATCATGCTGATTATCATCCTGAAGAAATGTTTTGACTGCATTTGTAACGTCGATGGGAAGTGCAAAGTTATATTCCAGACGTCAGACATCTGGAGCATCACACAACCATCTACACAAATAACAGACGTACACACACTAACCCCGACACCTTCAAACTCAAACTCATCTGTCTTCATTTGATCCAGAAACATCCGTCCCTCTTTTAATCTCACCGCCCGAGCGCTCAACCCAGTTTATCTCGTCTCACAGTCACTCTGATGAAATTAGGATTGGTGTGAATCTCTCCTGAAGCGATGAAGTCAGATGACGCTCCTATGAGGAGGTTTCATCCGTTGAGCTGTGATTTATATCACCAAAGCCTTTGAACTCAATTCACACAATTAGCCTCAATTATAAAACACAGCAGgacacatttctgtcaatgtGAAGTGACTCGAAAATCATTTGTGATGTATTTATGTTAaactggttaggtatgttttgaagcaaggTAGCTGgtttgcttcaaaacataccgaACCAGCATacgctggttttttcaacagggttggtGTCTGCTAAAtggataaatataaatgtaaatgaaagaatAAGTGCActgttttacacaaaaatgaattctgCTTGCGTTTCATGAATGTGGCTCATTGCCTTTAGACAACAAAACAATCATCAGACTCAAAGAAAGAAACTGTGACGTTTGTCTTTGACCATACTCTTATaaataaaggttctttgtaAGATTTGCAAAGGTTTATCAAGAATCGATCTTGAGTTGAATGGTTTTTCAGagaataaaaaagctcttgatATTGTATTATACAGTAGATTCTTCTTTAAAGTCACCGTGAAACAGATGctcgattgacttcttttccgtatcatgacgtgtatccgagtgaaatggcttctgaaatttgaaaaaatgtagggcggggctttattttgcccttccccttttgattggtttgttgtaagttgggcctggaggggagggctataAATGCCTGGCCATTAGACAgtgagtatagtcctacctcttctTTGTTGCTAACggcatgtggtgaagagttgttgagagggggagaggagctcaCTGTTTTTGATTATTAGGACAAATTCATTTAGAAAAAATagtggtgtgcacggataaatcatttataacaatcactgcaacactgtgtaaaacacttaacAGTTTCctctttgatttcatggtgactttaaatctTGTCTCAAACGTCATCGTGTCTCTCAGTTTCCTTCACTTCTGCtcaacatcttttgtgtttctcaCATGAAAGAAGTCAACGTGTTTGGATCAACATCAATAcacgatgacagaattcttcctttaaaaatgaaaagtcttgaATGAGGCTGTGGAACTCAGTTTACTTGTAACtgaaacctttattttgaagagcACAGGTTGTCAAAGTAAATCTCAGTCACGCTTGCCTGAAGCAACGTCTGAGTTTatccaaaacaaaccaacactGCCATGTTCTCATTTCACAGCATTCTCATGGTTTTGAgttcaaaagcaaaacaaaactcTGTGGCTTTAGCTTTGTCAGATGAACCTTCaaaaaggaaatgacatcagACCCAACATCAAAAACTGCCCTTGACACAATCTCATGGCCATATTCGTCTTAACTTCAGTCGCTGAGATGTGAAGCTGTAAAATTAAGCATTCGGTGTGGAAGACGGTGAATGTGGAAGGACAAACGGGACAAAACCCAAAACAAAGCAAGATAACAAGtgccaaaaacacatttttattcctCCATATCGTTTGTGAATTTTCCAGCACAGACGGTAATGCGTTAACACCAAACACGTGACTTACCTGAGTGACTTTCTCTGTGACGTTGTGCGTGCGGTCGATGAGTTTACAGGGTGCGAGGATGTCCATCTCTCCGGCCGGAAGGGCGATGAGAGGGTCCGCTTTAAAATCAACAAAGTTGAGCGTGATCTGAGGGATTTTACTGATGGCGCGGTAACGCATGAGGTCAGAGTCGGAGGTAGAGTTTAAGATGCGCGACCTGTTGTTCATGGCACCTGTGAGAAGAAACGGATTCGGTCAACTCGGGGGGTGAAAGGTAACGCTGATATGTGTCGAACATGACGGATCAGACTGTCTCACCCGTGCTGCTGCTGGTGGGGCGAGTTCGGTGCTTCCGGTCCCATTCGGGCCTCATGGCCTCGATGTCGTCCACTGAAGACGCGCGGCGCATGCTGTGAAAGCTTTCGCGCGACCGGCTGTTCGTCAGGCTGCAGTTGGACACCGAGGCGTCCGGGTTGAGCCGCTGCGGGCGGGGCGAGGAATGACCCAGGGGCAGGGTGGTAGGATGGGGTGGGGCCGGCGGAGGTGAGCCGGGGTCACTGCCCAGGAGGTTACGCTGGTCCTCGGGCAGGAGAGAGGACGGGGTGCACGCCGCGGAGGGGGTCCGGCGAGACCGCTCGTGCTCTGGAAGAGAGAGCAGCTCACCGAGAGCGAGAGACTCGTGGTTTTCTGGGCGGGAGGTGGTGGGGAGAGCCGTTACCCGGCCAGCCTCGGGGTCCTCCCGCAGAGAAGATTTACTGTTGTTCCGGTAGTGTAGGAGAGGCAGACGCAGACGGATCCCTCGAGCGCGATCTACGACAGACATTTGAAAGAAGATCAGATAAATTGGTTCTTTCCATTAACAGTATTGTAAGTCAGTCAACGTGGAGTTTAACGTTCATTTCACTTGAACagtatttttaaaagcaaacagCCTATATTACAGCAAGTGTTTGATAGAAAAGTACACAGTATATATTTGACGTACTTGAATGACGCCACAGAAGAGGAAGCTTGTGATTGAGATCTTGTGGTTCGTGAAATGTATCGTCCGGCATCACCTCAAAATTCAGGATAAACATGATCACCACGCCATCTTCATTCTTGACCGGCACCACGTCCACTAaacacagtaaacacacacctgCAAGAGAAAACAACAACCTGTTAGAGATAGAGtcacaaaaacacatacacaaacgcAATATATAAATTGTAAATTGAAAACTGAAATTGAAAGCGAATGATAAgaattattgaattattgtcATGCATATTCAGGATGCTATTTGTGAACTCCTgacgttaaagggacagtttacccccaaaatgaaaattctgtcatcatttcctcaccttcgagttgttccaaatgtgtctaaatgtctttgctctgatgaacacagagaaagatatttggatgaatgcgtataaccagacagattttgtcccctttgactcccatagtaggaaaaaatacaatggtcgtcaaaagtaccccagaactgtttgctgtactacattcttcaaactatcttcttttgtgtcatttttcctactatgggagtcaatgggggacaaaatctgtttggttatgagcattcttccaaatatctttctctgtgttcatcagaacaaagacatttagacacatttggaacaacttgaaggtgagtaaatgatgacagaattttcatttttgggtgaactgtcaatTTAACTGAACAATTATCATCTGTCAGCTAAATTAATCCTGATTACAAAtagtccatgtgtgtgtgtgtgtgtgtgtgtgtgtgtgtgtgtgtgtgtgtgtttacatgacaaatCTATACTAAAATATCTTAAAGTCATCTGTAAATACAGAGCTGTGTGTTTAGACATTATTACACAAGATCAACATTCTATAATAAATCAAACCACACAAAAAACTCTACACATCAAATCCAGACgtcaacattttaaatgcatcactATCCGTTTATATTCCGCTGTCTGAGATTTCATTTCAATGCCCTGATGTTTGAATCCTGAAGAATATCGCATGCTTACCTTCAGACGAGAGCGGAACAACAAGATACAGGTACAACAACAATCTCACAACACTGACAGACAGATTGTCATCAATGaatacacacagagagacagacagacagacagacagacagacagacagagagacgtTCTAGCTGGAGATTGGCCCACTATAATCCCAGCTGTGTTTGGAGCAGGAAAACTACACATGGATTACAGGTCCACTAACACCATCTGTCTatttgtgtgtgcgtacgtgtgtgtgtgtgtgtgtgtgtgtgtgtgtgtgtgtgtttgtgtcttacTCATACAGCGCACAGATCATACACCAAACGGCAAATGACTTTGATCAAAATCAATAAAGTTGTTCCACCTCTTTAAACTTTAGCTGACATCATCAAGCCCCTCCCCTTCTGCCACCTGTCCATTTGAACAATTCCACATTATGCCAAAAGTCCCCAAAGTCAAGTCAAGCCCTGTATAATAATGCAATAACACAAACGTATCCATACATGCCTTTATACATCTGCACTCATTTATTAAGTAAAAGCTTTTAAGCAAGCGactcaaaaaagaaaagaaaaacacaaaaaacagatATCCtgacaatgttttaaaaaaaatacataaacctCATGGCATCATcttcatccacacacacacacacacacacacacacacacacacacacacacacacacacagagaaacacacgTGTTGAGATTAAATGTGCTCATAAAGACGGATTTGACTTTAATTCATTACGCTTCCGTCCACTTTAAAAGACTAATCCACATCAAGATTCACATGCTGCAGTCAATCCTCTCATACACGAGTGTGTTTGAAACATTTCAACATcacacacaatgtatatatatatatactgtatgtaggttTTGACATGTTTGGGTTGAGTTATATAAGCAGAAAAAAGTGCACTGTGACCCAAATCACTGATGTTCTGTCTCTCCGGACTATATACTCACTCAAACTATACTACACTAATACTGTACAATATTATATCGAATAATAatactaaaacaaaaaaacacttttctaCCAAAACAGCCTTAAATAATGATTTCACAGAATAATATAATTTGAACTAAAAGATTGAGATTATTGTAAAGTACTGCAAGAgaagatgattttattttaaactaataAATGAAACCTTTAACAGGTGAATTCATTATAAATTGTGAATTGAGACGCTGTATTCTGACATCTGATGATTTCCAGACACACAAACCACATAATCCtacatattttattaaagattaaAGTGCATGCGGACGGATTGTGTGTCATGATGACCTGATGTGACATTAGCTgtcctgacagacagacagacagacagacagaaa comes from Triplophysa rosa linkage group LG23, Trosa_1v2, whole genome shotgun sequence and encodes:
- the LOC130546901 gene encoding potassium voltage-gated channel subfamily H member 2-like translates to MPVRRGHVAPQNTFLDTIIRKFESQSRKFVIANARVENCAIIFCNDGFCHMCGYRRAEIMQKPCTCNFLYGPHTKRLAIAQMAQALLGSEERKVEIALYRKDGVCLLCLVDVVPVKNEDGVVIMFILNFEVMPDDTFHEPQDLNHKLPLLWRHSNRARGIRLRLPLLHYRNNSKSSLREDPEAGRVTALPTTSRPENHESLALGELLSLPEHERSRRTPSAACTPSSLLPEDQRNLLGSDPGSPPPAPPHPTTLPLGHSSPRPQRLNPDASVSNCSLTNSRSRESFHSMRRASSVDDIEAMRPEWDRKHRTRPTSSSTGAMNNRSRILNSTSDSDLMRYRAISKIPQITLNFVDFKADPLIALPAGEMDILAPCKLIDRTHNVTEKVTQFCHIARKNGVDKRVLTGAGRARDLSEISHVREELPAKGSSRGA